The Streptomyces sp. HUAS MG91 sequence GCCCGCCGCACCTCGGTGGAGCACACGCCCGTCGCCCCGGGCGCGATCCGGGCCACGACCGGGCAGGGGGGCGGTTCCCGGTGCGCCGGGTCGAGTCCCGGATCGGTGATCCGGACGCCGAGGACCGGCCGGTTGCCGGTGTTGGTCACGGCGTAGCGGACCCGGGCCCGCTCCGGACCCGTCACCCGCGCGCTCTGTACGAGGACCAGCGCGCCGCCCACCCCCGCGTACCCGGAGCGGGCGCTCGCCCGCACGGTGGACCGCAGGTACGGCAGCCGCCCCGCCGCCACCGCCGCCCCGACCCAGGTGCCGGGGCGGGCCCGCCCCGTCGCCGTGCAGCGCACCGAACGCAGCCCGGTCAGCCGCGGCACCCGGTCCGAGCCGCCCGGGCAGCGGATCCGGGCGCCCGGCAGCGCGGGGTCCCGGACCCGGATCGTGGAGAGGTCGGCGCCGCCCCGGTTGGTCAGCAGGTACGTCTTCACGACCGGCCCGCCGGTCCGGATCCCGGGGCGCAGCGCGCCGGTCCCCGGCCGGGTGTTGACGCTGACGGCCAGCGCCAGCCCGTGCGCGCCGGTCCCGTCGGCGGCGGTCGGCACCGGCGCGGGCCAGCAGACCAGCCCGAGCAGCAGCGCGATCACGGCGCCGCGCACCCGCGCCCGCCGGCCGGCCCGTGGCGCGGCGGCGCGGACCCGGCCCGCTCGTCCGATGATCACTTCAGAGATGCTGGCCGCGGCCCGCCGCGCCCGCCGCCCTGGCACGCGCACACGGAGCGCGATTCACCCGACCGGCCGCCGTGGCCCTGCCGGACGCCGCCGCCCCAGGTCTACTGCTGAAGGCGGCGGGGCGCCCCAGGACACAGGCACGCCCATACCGATACGCACAGGGACGAGGTGGCCGTGATGGCAGCCCCGACAGCGCCCCCGGCGCAAGCGCGGACCGAGCAGACCGATCCCGAACTCCTCATCGCGGCCTCCGTGCTGCTCGCCGACGCGGCGCTCGCCACCCGCAGGACCGGCGCGGAACTGACCGCCGCCTGGGCCAGCTGGCGCACCGGCCTCCAGGCGCTGCGGCGGCCCGGCTGGGCCGCGGGCACCGCCCTCGCGGCGGTCCGCGCGCTGTCCAACCCGGCCGGGCTCGGCATCGCCGTCAACGGCGGCCTGGTCGGCGAGACCGTCCGCTCGATGGGCGCGATGGCGCGGCGCCGCCCGGCCTGCGTCGCGATGGCGGTCGACGCGTTCGCGCTGCGGATCGAGGCCGCCGCCCGCGCCCACCCCAATCTGGCCGGGCCGCTCGCCCGCCGGCTCACCGACGCCGTCGTCGCGGGCCGCAGGATCGAAGCGGTGCGCGCCGCCCGCGAACTGACCGACCTGCACGGCGTCACCCGCACCCTCACCACCGTCAGCCCCGTGATCATGGAGCTGCTCGCGCTGAACGGGCTCCTCGACGAGAACCCCACCAACGACAGCTTCGCCTGGGTCACCCTGGCCGGCGGCGTGCCCACCACCGACCCGATCTTCGGGCTGCCCGCCGGACTCGTCCGGCACCTCAACCCCGGCCGCGGCCGCGCCGAACGCGTCGACCCCGACCCGCTGCTCACCAAGGTCCTCACCCGCTCGGCCAACGACATCGTCCGCTACATCGACGACATCTCGGCCCTCGGCAACCACGGCCTCGCCCTGCTGCGCCGCGTCGCCTGCGCGGACGGCACCGAACGGCACGTGGTGCTGCTGCCGGGCACCAGCTTCGGCCGGGTGCGCAACAGCACCCCGCAGGACCTCGTCGGCGCGTTCGACGGAATGCTGCGCACCGACACCACCTACACCCGCTCCGTGAAGCAGATGCTGCTGCGCGCAGGCGTCCCCGACGGCGCCGAACTGATGGTCGTCGGCCACAGCCTCGGCGGCATCACCGCCGTCAACCTCGCCTGCGACCTGGACTTCGTGTCGAGGTACCGGCTCACGCACGTGGTCACCGTCGGCTCGCCCATCGACAACAAACGCCCCGCGGACCCCACCACTCGCGTCGTCAGCCTCGTCAACGAGCACGACGTCATCCCCGGCCTCGACGGGCGCGGCCCCGCCTCCGCCAACGACGTTCCCGACAGCTGGATCGAGCTGGCCTGGACCGACGAGACGTACGACTACCCGCTCTCGCACGCCCCGCAGGCCTACGCCGACACCCTCAGCGACTCCCAGCAGGCCCTCCGCGCGCGGGTCAACGAACTCATCACGGCCTACGACGGCGAGATCGCCGCCAACCAGCCCTATCTGCTGCGCGACAAATGACCCCGCCCGAGCGCCAGCCGACCGGACCGTACGGAGAACGACCATGACTGCCAGCGGCACGACCACCACCACCCGGCCCGCCACGGCCTGGCCCCTGGAGAACGCCCTCGTCAGCGCCGCCCTCGCGGCCCGGCGCGTGGACTGGATCGACGCACCGGCACGCGCCCTGGGCCTTCGGCCGTTCACCCGGCAGGAGCTGACCCGGCAGATCCTCGGGCAGGTGCGGCGCACCGCGTCCGGGCGGCCGACCCGGCTGCGCACCGCGTTCGGCACCTTCCTGATGCCGCTGAACCGCGACGACGCGGCGGGGCTGGTCGCCGCCGCCGAGGAGGCCGGGGCCCGCGGCGCCGTCACCGCGTTCACCGACCGGGGCCGCCGCATCCACCTGACCCCGCACCTCCCCCTGCCCTTCACCGTCGGGTCGCTGCGCGGCAGGGTGCGCAAGGCCGCCGACGCCGAGGCACACCGGCTGCTCGCCGCGCGACAGGGCGACGCCACCCTCGACCGCGACGCCTGGCACGGCGCCGCGCGCCGCCTGGCCCGCCGGACCGTGCTCGGCGCCGCGGCCGCCGACGACACCCTCCTCAGCGACATCCTCGACGCCACCGCCCGCGCCGCCGACGACGCCGAACTCACCGACCGCAGAGCCGCGTTGAGCCGCCGGCTCGTCCCGTACCTGGCGGACGTCCCGGCCGACGAGACCGAGGTCGTGCACGCCCTGGAGACCGTCACCCGCGCGCTCAACGACACCGCGGCCCAGGCCCTGGCCCTCGTCGCCTCCGGCCGGGACCCGCAGGACGCCGTGGCCGAGGCGCTGCTGCGCTATCCGCCGCTGGCGGCCACCGTGCACCGCGTCGACGCGCCCTTCGAGTGGGACGGCATGGCCGTCGACGCCGGGACCGAGATCCTGTGCGCCGCCTCCTGGCTGCGGGACCTCGAAGAAGCCGACGACGCCGATGACGCCGACGAGTCCTACGGCGACGACGACCTCGGCGACGACCTCGGGGACGACGCCGCCGAGGCCGAGGACCCCGAGGACTCCGACGACCTCGTCGACGACGAGGACCGCGACGACTTCGGGGCCCTCAGCGGAGCCCTGTGCGCCGCGCCCGGCTCCTGCGCCGCCGCCGACCTCGGCGTCCTCGCCGCCGGCGCGCTCGTCCGCGCCCTGACCCGCAGCGCCGTGCCCACCGTCCTCGCCCCGCGCCTCGACCCCGGGGCGCCGCCCGCCGAACTGCCCGCGGACACGCTCCGCCTCGCCCTCGTCAACACCGGCGCCGACACCCACGTACCGGACGACTCGAACCTGATGCGGACACCGCCCGCCGGGCAGAGCCCCGCCCACTACGCCGCGCTCGCCGCCGCCTCCGCGCGCCGCCTGGAGGGCCACGCCCGCAGGCTCGCCGAGTTCGCCCGGCAGCCCGGCTTCAACCACGACGCCTTCGGCGAGCGCTGCCGGATGACGCTGCTCAGCCACGCCGAACGGTGCGCCCGCGCGGCCGCCGACACCCGCCGGGCGGCCGACTGGCTCAGCAACTGACGCTCGCGGGGGCGTACTTGGCTCACCAGAACGGGGTCGCGCGGCGGCCGCGATCCCGGTCGACCATGCCCTGCACGGTGAACCGGACCTCGTCGCACAGCCGCCGCGTCGCCGCCGACCGCTCGGCGAACGACGCGGCGCGGGCCGGGGCCGGGATCGGCTCCCCGACGCTGATGAGCCACTTCGACGGCAGCGGCAGCGGCGTGGTCACCGGGAAGAACGGCAGGTCGAACCGGCGGGCCAGCGACCCGATCTCGCCCAGCTTCGGATACGCCTCCTCGGCCCCCACGATCGACACCGGCACCACCGGCGTCCCCGTCAGCACGGCGGCGCTCGCGAACCCGGGCCCGAACGGCCGCAGCCGGTACCGCTGGGAGAACCGCTTGCCGACCCCGCCGAACCCCTCCGGGAACAGCGCGACGAGCTCGCCCGCCGCCAGCTGGTCGCTGCCCAGCGTCGGATCGTCGGTGAGCATCCCGTGCTGACGGGCGTACGCGGCGAGCAGGGGGAGCCGCAGGATCAGTTCGGAGGCGTAGATCCGCACCGGCCGCCGCAGCCGACGGGCCAGCACCTTGTGCAGGACGAAGCCGTCGAGGCCCCAGGCGCCCGAGTGGTTGGCCGCGAGGAGGGCTGGGCCGGCCGCCGGGATGTTCTCCAGGCCGGTCACCTCGACCC is a genomic window containing:
- a CDS encoding 1-acyl-sn-glycerol-3-phosphate acyltransferase, with amino-acid sequence MTQRNSGPHGQDGTDLADSLLGWLADDYFRVEVTGLENIPAAGPALLAANHSGAWGLDGFVLHKVLARRLRRPVRIYASELILRLPLLAAYARQHGMLTDDPTLGSDQLAAGELVALFPEGFGGVGKRFSQRYRLRPFGPGFASAAVLTGTPVVPVSIVGAEEAYPKLGEIGSLARRFDLPFFPVTTPLPLPSKWLISVGEPIPAPARAASFAERSAATRRLCDEVRFTVQGMVDRDRGRRATPFW